GGAATCATTTTGAGCGGATTTATTTCCCTTCCTGTGGCAGCAATGTTCCTGTTGATCGGGGTTGGTTTGTTCGCATACTTCCAGCAGATTCCGGATGCTTCATTACCAACCAAGATTGCTGAAGGTGTTATCTCAGTCGATTCGGATAAAGTATTCCCACACTTCATTTCCACCGTGCTGCCAGCGGGCTTGCGCGGTTTACTACTCTGTGGGGTTCTGGCAGCCGCTATGTCCAGCCTCGATAGCGCAATGGCGGCCCTAAGTTCATCGATTGTAGTAGACCTTCTGAAACCATTCTTAAACAAAAACGAGACAACACAGGTTTGGACCGCACGAATTTTCATGGTGGTCGTAACAGTCGCATTGGTTTCCATCGCGTGGGCACTGAAAGACGGAGGACAATTTATCTGGTTGGCGTTTAAGATCGCCGGGGTCACCTACAGCGGATTGCTTGGCGTGTTTCTCGTTGGCCTACTAAGCAATCGCGGAGCCGATCGATGGAACTTATTTGCAATGATTACGGGAAGCAGCTTCACGGCAATTCTTCTCCTACTGTCAGAAAAAGGTGTGATTCAACTCGCATGGCAATACCCTATGCTGGTTGGAGTATGCCTGACCTTTCTATTAGGGATTATTCCAAAAGCAGCTAAGACTCAGGTCCAAATCTAACATAGATGAAACACCAGGAATTACTGGTCGCCAATTAAATCACGTATTTTTCCAGTGATAGTTTTCAAGTGATTTTCATCGAGAATCTGATTATGGTAATCGGCTTCGATACGATAAAACATTACTTCACTATCACTGTAATTGTTCCAACGTTTGAGATCATTTCCACTAGTGATTGAATATTCCGTATCGCGTACGGTGAACAAGAGTATATTCAGAGGTGATGGATCAGGATCGTAGCTGAAATGAAAAGCACCGGCCATAATGGGTCTAATTCCCCCATCTATAAGTTCTAAAGGAATTAACGCTGGAGAATGGTATTTCAGGCCAATTTTACTCCCCAAATTGTACCCCAGTTCTTTAAGAATGTATCTGAAGTATTTATGTTTTTCTTGTTGGAGGAGACGAATCCCCCACCTAACCCGACTTGGCCGATTGGGGGCTGATTTGTACGTAAGTCGTTGATTTATCGTCAAAGGTCTCCACTACAGGTGGCAGCCGCGTTTTATTTTTTTGCGGCTTTTATTTTTGGTGTGGACTGCTGGGGCAGGTTCAGTTTCAAGGTCTCCAAAAGAATTTTCACCTCTTTCGGGGGCTGGGTGTAGCGTGGCAAAATAATTGTGCGTCCGTCGGTGGTGGGCAGGTGCACGTCAATCATCCGCAGGGTGGCCATTTTCTCCAGGACGCTGCGCGGGGTCAGTCCGGGGGCGTGGGCGCGCAGTCTTTGGCGTAGTGTGACGTGCAGGCAGTATGCGAGGAAGGCGATGAAGATGTGCGCTTCGATGCGGTCTTGGTTTTGGTGATGGACCGGGCGTAGCGCCAGGTCGCCTTTGAGATTTTTGAAGGCTTCTTCGACTTCGGTCAGTTGGGTGTAGAGTTGCCACAGCATGGCGGGGTCGGTGGCGCCGAGGTTGCTGCGCAGCAGGTAACGTCCTTCGCGGCGGATGACCTGGCGCAGCTTTTTCTTGTTCAGCGCGTAGACCAGATCGCGGGGCGAGAACGCGCGGTTCTCATCCGGCACGGTGATATCGACGAGGGCCCAGGCTCGTCCGGCTTGTTGCCGGGCAGCTCCGAGTTTGAGCATGAGTTCGTCGCGGCCGATTGTCTTCATCAAGCGCAGCTCGGCCAGCCGGGCGAGTAAGCGTTTGAGCCGGCGCCGACGCATGGAACGCTCTTTGTGGACGCGGGCCTGACTCTGGGCCAGCACGTAAAGCTCGTCATCCTGCTTGAGCAGTTTGACCTCGAGCTGGTCGCGGACCTTCTCCCACGGTTTGTCGAGGAACTGTTTTTCGAGTTGGCTCAGACGTCCTTTCGGGGTGCCGACCAGATAGTTGATCCTGGGGTCGGCAGCCCGCATGTGGGCAAGGGTTTGTTCGGTCGGGATGCCGCGATCCATCACCCAGATGCGTTCGGCCGCTCCGTAGGCCTCTTCGATCCGCTTTAAAAAGTCCTTCAGCGTCGTGGAGTCGCGGGTGTTGCCGCTCATCACTTCGTAGCCCAGGGGGAAACCCTCGGGGGTGACAACCAAAGCGATGACGACCTGGACGCAATCGAAGCGTTTGTCCCGGCTGTAGCCGAACTTGCGTTTGTCATCGGGATTTTGTGGCGGATCACTCTCGAAGTAAGTGCTCGTCAGATCGTAAAGCAGGACGTCGAACTTCGCCCCGAAGAGATCTTTCCAGCGCTGTTGCAGGTGCTGAAAAAGTCCTTGCTTGTGGGCCAATAATTGATCGTGGCAGCGGTAGAGTTTATGAATCTCACTGATCGCACAGTCTTCGCCGAGCAACTCTCCCATCGCGCTATGGTCAAACCAGTGGCGGTGCAGCCGCCATTCGCTACCGGGTTCGATCAGACGGTAGCAAACCAACAGCAACACAACGTTATCCCAGCTTGTGCCTTTCCGGCTGACCGGCAGCCGTTCTTTCCAAAATGCGTCCAGTCCGAGTTGGCGGTACAGATGGCAGGC
The genomic region above belongs to Verrucomicrobiota bacterium and contains:
- a CDS encoding IS1634 family transposase, with product MFLRCNRRIKDGKEHRYWNIVEARRVASGKTIQQQVLYLGEINDKQRRSWQKTIELFDEDGEDPRQVALFADDSPEPVSDEEIVRLRLKDMELHRPRQWGACWLACHLYRQLGLDAFWKERLPVSRKGTSWDNVVLLLVCYRLIEPGSEWRLHRHWFDHSAMGELLGEDCAISEIHKLYRCHDQLLAHKQGLFQHLQQRWKDLFGAKFDVLLYDLTSTYFESDPPQNPDDKRKFGYSRDKRFDCVQVVIALVVTPEGFPLGYEVMSGNTRDSTTLKDFLKRIEEAYGAAERIWVMDRGIPTEQTLAHMRAADPRINYLVGTPKGRLSQLEKQFLDKPWEKVRDQLEVKLLKQDDELYVLAQSQARVHKERSMRRRRLKRLLARLAELRLMKTIGRDELMLKLGAARQQAGRAWALVDITVPDENRAFSPRDLVYALNKKKLRQVIRREGRYLLRSNLGATDPAMLWQLYTQLTEVEEAFKNLKGDLALRPVHHQNQDRIEAHIFIAFLAYCLHVTLRQRLRAHAPGLTPRSVLEKMATLRMIDVHLPTTDGRTIILPRYTQPPKEVKILLETLKLNLPQQSTPKIKAAKK